One genomic window of Nicotiana sylvestris chromosome 10, ASM39365v2, whole genome shotgun sequence includes the following:
- the LOC104225054 gene encoding G-type lectin S-receptor-like serine/threonine-protein kinase At4g27290 isoform X1 — translation MSSLFVYLFVLSCFSLKTHLPFVTSQKNSIIGDTIDANKWISIASTIVSSGGNFEMGFFTPGNNSNYYIGIWYKKLSIQTVIWVANRVTPVSIYEMDFAQFKIQNGNLVLLNGTRHIIWSTSLNFSTDSNTSQVVATLFDDGNLILSNGDINNSRNHLWTSFDHPSHTFMPGSKFGFNKRTKLKQALISWKNSNDPSPGPFTHEVNMDKYSGQGVNMWNDSVIYWNSGPWTGNNFTGVPYEPNPMFNYTYVNNDNEVYYQYNFFNPALISRFIMDFDGQTKQFLWMDSTNEWKVFYADPKQVCDVFGYCGAFGICNELSSAASVCDCLPGFKPKSDEDWNLKSFSGGCMRKIGLKCGNSSVVDGEKDKFLMQKNMRLPANNESMIVQNEVECENTCLKNCDCVAYAYNSGNIGCLIWSGEILNLQQLSQDNTNGSTIYVRLAASEFSSNKADEHQKQTSKKLKIAIPIGVIAALLFLSCFSYIYYRKRRNRKIKESTTKSVMQNTEGEAELIDIQDDDKGNIEVPFFSFESILMATDDFSEQNKLGQGGFGPVYKGIFSGGREIAVKRLSSHSGQGINEFKNEVMLIARLQHRNLVRLLGYCIQSNEKILLYEYMANKSLDTFIFAPQDRKLCMKLDWRKRFEIIEGIARGLLYLHYDSRLRIIHRDLKTSNILLDEELNPKISDFGLARVVEGKITQANTNKVVGTYGYMAPEYAIDGLFSIKSDVFSFGIVILEIISGRRNTGFFHQEEASNLLGHAWRLWKEDKAMDLVDQSLQESCNKEEAIKCLNVGLLCVQEDPKDRPNTTNIIMMLGSENIISLPRPNQPAFMTRKCANNTSSSAAAKSDIVSNNELTVTIETGR, via the exons ATGGTACAAAAAGTTAAGTATACAAACTGTTATTTGGGTAGCAAATAGAGTAACACCAGTTTCCATTTATGAAATGGATTTTGcacaattcaagattcaaaatgGAAACTTAGTTCTACTCAATGGAACCAGACATATAATTTGGTCCACAAGTCTAAATTTCTCTACCGATTCTAATACTTCTCAAGTTGTAGCAACTTTATTTGATGATGGGAATTTGATATTGAGTAATGGAGAtattaataattcaagaaatcATCTATGGACAAGTTTTGATCATCCGTCTCATACGTTTATGCCCGGTTCAAAATTCGGGTTCAATAAACGTACGAAACTAAAACAGGCTCTGATATCATGGAAAAACTCAAACGATCCTTCTCCAGGACCCTTTACACATGAAGTTAACATGGATAAATATAGTGGTCAAGGTGTTAATATGTGGAACGATAGTGTAATTTATTGGAACAGTGGACCTTGGACTGGTAACAATTTTACTGGTGTACCTTACGAACCAAATCCTATGTTTAATTACACATATGTTAACAATGATAATGAGGTTTATTATCAGTACAATTTCTTTAATCCTGCACTTATATCAAGATTTATTATGGATTTCGATGGACAAACGAAACAATTCCTATGGATGGATAGCACGAACGAATGGAAGGTGTTTTATGCTGATCCGAAACAAGTTTGTGATGTTTTTGGTTATTGTGGAGCTTTTGGTATTTGTAATGAACTAAGCTCCGCGGCTTCAGTATGTGATTGTTTGCCTGGTTTTAAGCCTAAATCGGACGAAGATTGGAATTTGAAAAGTTTTTCTGGTGGATGTATGAGGAAAATTGGATTGAAATGTGGTAATTCTAGTGTTGTTGATGGGGAGAAAGACAAGTTTTTGATGCAGAAAAATATGAGATTACCTGCAAATAATGAGTCTATGATAGTTCAGAATGAAGTTGAATGTGAAAATACATGTTTAAAGAATTGTGATTGTGTTGCTTATGCTTATAATAGTGGAAATATTGGATGTTTGATTTGGAGTGGAGAAATCTTGAATTTACAACAACTATCTCAAGATAATACAAATGGAAGCACAATCTATGTTAGGCTTGCAGCTTCTGAATTTTCAAGTAACAAAG CAGATGAACATCAAAAGCAAACATCAAAAAAGCTGAAAATTGCCATTCCTATTGGTGTAATTGCTGCACTTCTCTTTCTTTCATGCTTTTCCTACATATattatagaaaaagaagaaacagaaaaatcaaag AGAGTACTACAAAATCTGTCATGCAAAATACTGAAGGAGAAGCAGAGCTAATTGATATTCAAGATGATGATAAAGGCAATATTGAAGTTCCATTCTTTAGTTTTGAAAGCATATTAATGGCAACAGATGACTTCTCAGAACAAAATAAGCTTGGACAAGGGGGATTTGGCCCTGTTTACAAG GGCATATTTTCAGGAGGAAGAGAAATTGCAGTGAAAAGGCTATCAAGTCATTCTGGACAAGGCATAAATGAATTCAAGAATGAAGTAATGTTGATTGCAAGGCTTCAACATAGAAATCTTGTTAGACTTTTGGGTTATTGTATCCAATCAAATGAAAAGATTTTACTCTATGAGTATATGGCAAACAAAAGTTTAGACACCTTCATATTTG CTCCGCAAGATCGAAAACTATGCATGAAATTGGATTGGAGGAAGAGATTTGAAATTATAGAGGGAATTGCTAGAGGACTTCTTTATTTACACTATGACTCAAGGTTAAGGATCATTCATAGAGATCTCAAAACAAGTAATATATTATTAGATGAAGAgttgaacccaaaaatatcagaTTTTGGCTTAGCAAGGGTTGTTGAAGGGAAAATTACACAAGCAAATACAAATAAAGTGGTTGGAACCTA TGGCTATATGGCTCCAGAATATGCAATAGATGGATTATTTTCAATTAAGTCAGATGTATTTAGTTTTGGAATAGTTATACTGGAGATCATCAGTGGTAGAAGAAATACTGGATTTTTTCACCAAGAAGAAGCATCAAACCTCTTAGGCCAT GCATGGAGATTATGGAAAGAAGATAAGGCAATGGACTTAGTGGATCAATCACTACAAGAATCATGCAACAAAGAAGAAGCAATTAAATGCCTTAATGTTGGGCTTTTGTGTGTACAAGAAGATCCAAAAGATCGACCCAACACAACAAATATAATAATGATGCTTGGTAGTGAAAATATTATTTCTCTTCCAAGGCCAAATCAACCAGCTTTTATGACAAGAAAATGTGCTAATAACACATCTTCTTCTGCTGCTGCTAAATCAGATATTGTTTCCAATAATGAGCTGACTGTCACCATTGAAACCGGTCGATAA
- the LOC104225054 gene encoding G-type lectin S-receptor-like serine/threonine-protein kinase At4g27290 isoform X2 produces the protein MSSLFVYLFVLSCFSLKTHLPFVTSQKNSIIGDTIDANKWISIASTIVSSGGNFEMGFFTPGNNSNYYIGIWYKKLSIQTVIWVANRVTPVSIYEMDFAQFKIQNGNLVLLNGTRHIIWSTSLNFSTDSNTSQVVATLFDDGNLILSNGDINNSRNHLWTSFDHPSHTFMPGSKFGFNKRTKLKQALISWKNSNDPSPGPFTHEVNMDKYSGQGVNMWNDSVIYWNSGPWTGNNFTGVPYEPNPMFNYTYVNNDNEVYYQYNFFNPALISRFIMDFDGQTKQFLWMDSTNEWKVFYADPKQVCDVFGYCGAFGICNELSSAASVCDCLPGFKPKSDEDWNLKSFSGGCMRKIGLKCGNSSVVDGEKDKFLMQKNMRLPANNESMIVQNEVECENTCLKNCDCVAYAYNSGNIGCLIWSGEILNLQQLSQDNTNGSTIYVRLAASEFSSNKDEHQKQTSKKLKIAIPIGVIAALLFLSCFSYIYYRKRRNRKIKESTTKSVMQNTEGEAELIDIQDDDKGNIEVPFFSFESILMATDDFSEQNKLGQGGFGPVYKGIFSGGREIAVKRLSSHSGQGINEFKNEVMLIARLQHRNLVRLLGYCIQSNEKILLYEYMANKSLDTFIFAPQDRKLCMKLDWRKRFEIIEGIARGLLYLHYDSRLRIIHRDLKTSNILLDEELNPKISDFGLARVVEGKITQANTNKVVGTYGYMAPEYAIDGLFSIKSDVFSFGIVILEIISGRRNTGFFHQEEASNLLGHAWRLWKEDKAMDLVDQSLQESCNKEEAIKCLNVGLLCVQEDPKDRPNTTNIIMMLGSENIISLPRPNQPAFMTRKCANNTSSSAAAKSDIVSNNELTVTIETGR, from the exons ATGGTACAAAAAGTTAAGTATACAAACTGTTATTTGGGTAGCAAATAGAGTAACACCAGTTTCCATTTATGAAATGGATTTTGcacaattcaagattcaaaatgGAAACTTAGTTCTACTCAATGGAACCAGACATATAATTTGGTCCACAAGTCTAAATTTCTCTACCGATTCTAATACTTCTCAAGTTGTAGCAACTTTATTTGATGATGGGAATTTGATATTGAGTAATGGAGAtattaataattcaagaaatcATCTATGGACAAGTTTTGATCATCCGTCTCATACGTTTATGCCCGGTTCAAAATTCGGGTTCAATAAACGTACGAAACTAAAACAGGCTCTGATATCATGGAAAAACTCAAACGATCCTTCTCCAGGACCCTTTACACATGAAGTTAACATGGATAAATATAGTGGTCAAGGTGTTAATATGTGGAACGATAGTGTAATTTATTGGAACAGTGGACCTTGGACTGGTAACAATTTTACTGGTGTACCTTACGAACCAAATCCTATGTTTAATTACACATATGTTAACAATGATAATGAGGTTTATTATCAGTACAATTTCTTTAATCCTGCACTTATATCAAGATTTATTATGGATTTCGATGGACAAACGAAACAATTCCTATGGATGGATAGCACGAACGAATGGAAGGTGTTTTATGCTGATCCGAAACAAGTTTGTGATGTTTTTGGTTATTGTGGAGCTTTTGGTATTTGTAATGAACTAAGCTCCGCGGCTTCAGTATGTGATTGTTTGCCTGGTTTTAAGCCTAAATCGGACGAAGATTGGAATTTGAAAAGTTTTTCTGGTGGATGTATGAGGAAAATTGGATTGAAATGTGGTAATTCTAGTGTTGTTGATGGGGAGAAAGACAAGTTTTTGATGCAGAAAAATATGAGATTACCTGCAAATAATGAGTCTATGATAGTTCAGAATGAAGTTGAATGTGAAAATACATGTTTAAAGAATTGTGATTGTGTTGCTTATGCTTATAATAGTGGAAATATTGGATGTTTGATTTGGAGTGGAGAAATCTTGAATTTACAACAACTATCTCAAGATAATACAAATGGAAGCACAATCTATGTTAGGCTTGCAGCTTCTGAATTTTCAAGTAACAAAG ATGAACATCAAAAGCAAACATCAAAAAAGCTGAAAATTGCCATTCCTATTGGTGTAATTGCTGCACTTCTCTTTCTTTCATGCTTTTCCTACATATattatagaaaaagaagaaacagaaaaatcaaag AGAGTACTACAAAATCTGTCATGCAAAATACTGAAGGAGAAGCAGAGCTAATTGATATTCAAGATGATGATAAAGGCAATATTGAAGTTCCATTCTTTAGTTTTGAAAGCATATTAATGGCAACAGATGACTTCTCAGAACAAAATAAGCTTGGACAAGGGGGATTTGGCCCTGTTTACAAG GGCATATTTTCAGGAGGAAGAGAAATTGCAGTGAAAAGGCTATCAAGTCATTCTGGACAAGGCATAAATGAATTCAAGAATGAAGTAATGTTGATTGCAAGGCTTCAACATAGAAATCTTGTTAGACTTTTGGGTTATTGTATCCAATCAAATGAAAAGATTTTACTCTATGAGTATATGGCAAACAAAAGTTTAGACACCTTCATATTTG CTCCGCAAGATCGAAAACTATGCATGAAATTGGATTGGAGGAAGAGATTTGAAATTATAGAGGGAATTGCTAGAGGACTTCTTTATTTACACTATGACTCAAGGTTAAGGATCATTCATAGAGATCTCAAAACAAGTAATATATTATTAGATGAAGAgttgaacccaaaaatatcagaTTTTGGCTTAGCAAGGGTTGTTGAAGGGAAAATTACACAAGCAAATACAAATAAAGTGGTTGGAACCTA TGGCTATATGGCTCCAGAATATGCAATAGATGGATTATTTTCAATTAAGTCAGATGTATTTAGTTTTGGAATAGTTATACTGGAGATCATCAGTGGTAGAAGAAATACTGGATTTTTTCACCAAGAAGAAGCATCAAACCTCTTAGGCCAT GCATGGAGATTATGGAAAGAAGATAAGGCAATGGACTTAGTGGATCAATCACTACAAGAATCATGCAACAAAGAAGAAGCAATTAAATGCCTTAATGTTGGGCTTTTGTGTGTACAAGAAGATCCAAAAGATCGACCCAACACAACAAATATAATAATGATGCTTGGTAGTGAAAATATTATTTCTCTTCCAAGGCCAAATCAACCAGCTTTTATGACAAGAAAATGTGCTAATAACACATCTTCTTCTGCTGCTGCTAAATCAGATATTGTTTCCAATAATGAGCTGACTGTCACCATTGAAACCGGTCGATAA
- the LOC104225053 gene encoding heavy metal-associated isoprenylated plant protein 20-like, protein MGFMYHISEICEVSSKRKSKKHKTMQTVEIKVKMDCDGCERKVRNAVSSMKGVKSVEINRKDSRVTVSGYVEKSKVLKKVEKTGKKAEIWPYVKYNLVSNPYAVGVYDKKAPSGYVKIDPQVLQIPNTPSEIFTSMFSDENPNACSIM, encoded by the exons ATGGGATTTATGTATCATATATCAGAAATATGTGAAGTTTCAAGTAAAAGAAAGAGCAAAAAACACAAAACCATGCAG ACAGTTGAAATAAAGGTAAAAATGGACTGCGATGGCTGTGAAAGGAAAGTCAGAAATGCTGTTTCCTCCATGAAAG GTGTGAAATCAGTGGAAATAAACAGAAAAGATAGCAGGGTGACAGTGAGTGGTTATGTAGAAAAAAGCAAGGTGTTAAAGAAAGTAGAGAAAACTGGAAAGAAAGCTGAAATCTGGCCATATGTTAAATATAATTTAGTATCAAATCCTTATGCTGTTGGAGTATATGACAAGAAGGCACCTTCTGGCTATGTCAAGATTGATCCTCAAGTTCTTCAAATTCCAAATACACCTTCTGAGATATTCACTTCTATGTTTAGTGATGAAAACCCAAATGCTTGTTCAATTATGTAA
- the LOC138880258 gene encoding secreted RxLR effector protein 161-like, with protein MVFLSLDVNKDPFRPQEKNEELLGPEVPYLSAIGALMYLANNTRPGITFSVNVLARYSSASTRRHWNGIKHILRYLKGTTDMSLFYGNNCSPDLVGYADAGYLSDPHKAQSQTGYVFTCGGTVISWRSTKQSIVATSSNHAEIIAIHEAN; from the coding sequence ATGGTTTTTctatcacttgatgtgaataaggatccattccgacctcaagaaaagaatgaagagctacttggtcctgaagtaccatatcttagtgcaattggtgcactaatgtatcttgctaataatACAAGGCCTggcataactttttcagttaatgtcttagcaagatatagctctgcttctacaaggagacattggaatggaatcaaacacatattaCGGTATCTAAAAGGAACTACCGATAtgagcttattttatggcaataattgcagtcctgatcttgttggttatgccgatgctgggtatttatccGATCCACACAAGGCTCAATCTCAAACAggctatgtgtttacatgtggaggcactgtcatatcttggcgatcgactaaacAATCAATTGTagctacttcatctaatcatgctgagataattgctattcatgaagcaaattGA